The window TCTTGAAAGGAACCAAATGCTGCGATTCCTGCATTGTTGACTAAAATATCTACTGACCCAAGCTTACTGATAATATCACTTACACTGCTTTGCACCTCTTCATAATTACTCAAATCAAATGCTGCATAGTAGGCTTTAACACCTAGCTGCTCCAGTTGCTTGACAGTTTCTTGTAGTGCAGCTTCATCTCTTCCTGTTACGGCTACATCGATCCCTTCTTTCGCGAAAGCGATAGCCGTTGCTTTACCTAATCCTCTACTACCACCTGTAATGATGGCTTTTTTATTTTTAAGATGACTCATATCTGATTTTGACTTTTATATAAATAAATGATTTAATCAAGCTTCTAATTACCTGGCAATGGGGTTTTATTGAGGGTAAAGGTCATATCTGAAATATCGCCAGTGGCCTCATTGATCCTTGAGTTGGTGTAGTATAATTCATTGTTGTAGATACTGAATGTATCTGCCCAGCTTACCTGATCGCCTTCTACTAATGTATGGATGGTGCCGTCTGGTTTTCTATATTGAATTTTATTGTTCTCTAAATCTGCAAAATATAGATTTCCATTACTGTCCAAAATCATTCCATCTGGCGCTGCAGTTTTACCTTCATAAACCACACTTTGCTCGATAGCCTTTTCACTTTTAGTCAGCAAATCATCTGTTGATATAGAATAAAGACTGTAAGCTGTGAGTGCATGATAATACAAACGATTATTGATTGCATCCAGTGCAATACCGTCTGAATGAATAGTGCCTTTCCATTTTTGATTATCAAAGGTGAGATAAGACTGCTCTGCCTTGGTGGATTGATGCTCGTTTAAAATTCTTCTAGAAGCTCCGGTCTCACGATCTAAAACGATCAATCCTGCGTGGCCAGAATCCGTAAGGTAAATCAGGTTCTTAATGGGATCCACCCGTAAATCGTTGATGTATGAATCTGGAAAATAACTGGAAGTACCTAAGGTGTAGGTTTTCTTCAAGTTGTCTGTCTCAAGATCAAAAACATAGATACGAGGTGCATCCAGAACTTCTTGAAAAAGGACGCTTCTAGTATCGATAATGTATAATTCATTCTCAAAAGCTATCACAGATTGTACCCCTACAAATTGATCTTGTTGTGTAGGTTGTCCTATTTCCCAAGCATTCCATGAATCATTAGGATAACTTTTCAAGGACTGATCTGCCTTAATTTCAATTACAGAGTTTTCCACACCCTTACGCCATCTAGGAAAATTGACAAATATGCGGCCGTCATCACTCACTGTAACTCCCGTGACTTGTTGTCCTGTGAAGCTCGCTACTTGAGTAACCGGTTGTGAAAGTGAATCTGCTGGTTGAGAATTTTCTAGTGGTATTGTGGCAGACGTGTTTTCCTTACAGGAATTCAGAAAGGTCACCAATAATAGCGATACAAAGATATTTTTAATAAATGTGGTCATAGGTTGAATTCTAAAAGGCCTTTGCTCTATATACCAATAGCGCTATACGCTTGCTGATCAAAGAGAAACCAAAGTTAAAAGGTGATGGAGCTATGAGCTCCTAAAGCCTTCATAAATCTGAAGATGACTGTAGTTGGGAAACTAGATATTTGACCAGCCTAAGGAATTACTAAAAATTCTTGTAATCGCTTTCGCGAAAGCCAACTCCATCGTAATTTTCTGAAAATTTTAATCATCGATAATTAGTTGGTTATGATTTTATACGATTGATTTATTCCTTTAATTCTTCATCAATTTTCTGAATGATGCTTGTTGCCTTTTGTTTCATTTTCTGAAAATCTTCTTTTAATCTCATTTTGCGATAGATATTCATCTTAATAGAATTTCTTATAGCAGGTTGCTTTAATTGCTCTAAAAAGGCAATCTTACGATCCTCTTCTGACTGTTCCATTTTGATCTCGTTTTCAGTATAAAACGTGTCCTGATAAACATCAACTTCATAATTCATATCAAGCCAGCGTACGCCATCCTTAGAGGTGTCCTCATCGTCCCACTTGATCACTTGATTATACCGATTTGAATCAGTTGTATAGTAAGTATTGATATCATCAAAAAGCGAATTGAATTCAAAGAAGTCTGTGATACCGGCATTAATGACCTTTTCATA of the Nonlabens marinus S1-08 genome contains:
- a CDS encoding L-dopachrome tautomerase-related protein — encoded protein: MTTFIKNIFVSLLLVTFLNSCKENTSATIPLENSQPADSLSQPVTQVASFTGQQVTGVTVSDDGRIFVNFPRWRKGVENSVIEIKADQSLKSYPNDSWNAWEIGQPTQQDQFVGVQSVIAFENELYIIDTRSVLFQEVLDAPRIYVFDLETDNLKKTYTLGTSSYFPDSYINDLRVDPIKNLIYLTDSGHAGLIVLDRETGASRRILNEHQSTKAEQSYLTFDNQKWKGTIHSDGIALDAINNRLYYHALTAYSLYSISTDDLLTKSEKAIEQSVVYEGKTAAPDGMILDSNGNLYFADLENNKIQYRKPDGTIHTLVEGDQVSWADTFSIYNNELYYTNSRINEATGDISDMTFTLNKTPLPGN
- a CDS encoding DUF6090 family protein, with the translated sequence MIKLFRNIRKNLLNDGETTKYFKYAVGEIVLVVIGILIALQINNWNEDRKDKAIVQDVLKNIRYDLVADTVAYAGMLKQIPIAMDPSRELLNGTFQDTISANALFEKLPYYSFAHVVKNQSYEKVINAGITDFFEFNSLFDDINTYYTTDSNRYNQVIKWDDEDTSKDGVRWLDMNYEVDVYQDTFYTENEIKMEQSEEDRKIAFLEQLKQPAIRNSIKMNIYRKMRLKEDFQKMKQKATSIIQKIDEELKE